From a single Parambassis ranga chromosome 2, fParRan2.1, whole genome shotgun sequence genomic region:
- the LOC114426167 gene encoding major histocompatibility complex class I-related gene protein-like isoform X1 — translation MKTLLVFLLLCHASSAVKHTLRYFLTGSSGVSAFPEFMGVMMVNDIQVAYCGGNTFGPKQDWGQTIVEKDPEQVQWYRYGCYEDKPYFFKEMISSLKQRFNQSEGVHILQFMSGCKWDDTTGQVTGYMQYGYDGEDFITLDLNTLTWIAPTPKAVITKQRWDTERGRNQYNERFIAQTCPQWLKTTLQYGEKTLLRTDRPSVSLLQKTPSSAVSCHATGFYPDRALMFWSKDGEEIHEGVEHGEMLPNHDGTFQMSVDLTVSSAEDWRRYHCVFQFDGTEDRIITKLDQAAIRTNRVKPQTLTVLIIPAVVCVGLVVMAASGYMVYQRRKDKRPPSPPESIAELSETLNPPT, via the exons ATGAAGACTTTACTCGTGTTTCTTCTGCTCTGTCACGCTTCATCAGCAG tcaaacacacactgaggtatTTCCTCACTGGATCCTCTGGAGTCTCAGCTTTCCCTGAATTCATGGGTGTTATGATGGTAAATGACATTCAGGTAGCTTATTGTGGCGGCAACACTTTTGGACCCAAACAGGACTGGGGACAAACTATTGTGGAGAAAGATCCAGAGCAGGTGCAGTGGTACCGTTATGGGTGTTATGAGGATAAACCTTATTTCTTCAAAGAAATGATTTCCAGCCTGAAACAGCGCTTCAACCAAAGTGAAG gtgtcCACATTTTACAGTTCATGTCTGGCTGTAAATGGGACGACACCACAGGACAGGTCACTGGTTACATGCAGTATGGTTATGATGGAGAAGACTTCATAACACTGGACCTGAACACACTGACGTGGATCGCTCCAACACCAAAGGCTGTCATCACCAAACAGAGATGGGAcactgagagagggagaaatcaaTACAATGAGAGGTTTATCGCTCAGACCTGTCCTCAGTGGCTGAAGACAACTCTGCAATATGGAGAGAAAACTCTGCTGAGAACAG atcgtccctcagtgtctctcctccagaagactccctcctctgcagtcagctgccacgctacaggtttctaccctgacagagccctgatgttctggagcaaagatggagaggagattcatgaaggtgtggagcatgGAGAGATGctccccaaccatgatggaaccttccagatgagtgttgatctgactgtttcatcagctgaagactggaggaggtaccactgtgtgtttcagtttgatgGTACTGAGGACAGGATCATCACCAAGCTGGATCAAGCAGCGATCAGAACCAACAGAG TGAAGCCTCAAACTCTGACTGTCCTCATCATCCCTGCAGTGGTTTGTGTGGGCCTTGTTGTCATGGCTGCATCTGGATACATGGTTTACCAAAGGAGGAAAG acaAGCGTCCTCCATCTC CTCCTGAGAGCATCGCTGAGCTCTCTGAGACCCTGAATCCACCAACCTGA
- the LOC114426167 gene encoding major histocompatibility complex class I-related gene protein-like isoform X2, translated as MKTLLVFLLLCHASSAVKHTLRYFLTGSSGVSAFPEFMGVMMVNDIQVAYCGGNTFGPKQDWGQTIVEKDPEQVQWYRYGCYEDKPYFFKEMISSLKQRFNQSEGVHILQFMSGCKWDDTTGQVTGYMQYGYDGEDFITLDLNTLTWIAPTPKAVITKQRWDTERGRNQYNERFIAQTCPQWLKTTLQYGEKTLLRTDRPSVSLLQKTPSSAVSCHATGFYPDRALMFWSKDGEEIHEGVEHGEMLPNHDGTFQMSVDLTVSSAEDWRRYHCVFQFDGTEDRIITKLDQAAIRTNRVKPQTLTVLIIPAVVCVGLVVMAASGYMVYQRRKDKRPPSLRFCSFSS; from the exons ATGAAGACTTTACTCGTGTTTCTTCTGCTCTGTCACGCTTCATCAGCAG tcaaacacacactgaggtatTTCCTCACTGGATCCTCTGGAGTCTCAGCTTTCCCTGAATTCATGGGTGTTATGATGGTAAATGACATTCAGGTAGCTTATTGTGGCGGCAACACTTTTGGACCCAAACAGGACTGGGGACAAACTATTGTGGAGAAAGATCCAGAGCAGGTGCAGTGGTACCGTTATGGGTGTTATGAGGATAAACCTTATTTCTTCAAAGAAATGATTTCCAGCCTGAAACAGCGCTTCAACCAAAGTGAAG gtgtcCACATTTTACAGTTCATGTCTGGCTGTAAATGGGACGACACCACAGGACAGGTCACTGGTTACATGCAGTATGGTTATGATGGAGAAGACTTCATAACACTGGACCTGAACACACTGACGTGGATCGCTCCAACACCAAAGGCTGTCATCACCAAACAGAGATGGGAcactgagagagggagaaatcaaTACAATGAGAGGTTTATCGCTCAGACCTGTCCTCAGTGGCTGAAGACAACTCTGCAATATGGAGAGAAAACTCTGCTGAGAACAG atcgtccctcagtgtctctcctccagaagactccctcctctgcagtcagctgccacgctacaggtttctaccctgacagagccctgatgttctggagcaaagatggagaggagattcatgaaggtgtggagcatgGAGAGATGctccccaaccatgatggaaccttccagatgagtgttgatctgactgtttcatcagctgaagactggaggaggtaccactgtgtgtttcagtttgatgGTACTGAGGACAGGATCATCACCAAGCTGGATCAAGCAGCGATCAGAACCAACAGAG TGAAGCCTCAAACTCTGACTGTCCTCATCATCCCTGCAGTGGTTTGTGTGGGCCTTGTTGTCATGGCTGCATCTGGATACATGGTTTACCAAAGGAGGAAAG acaAGCGTCCTCCATCTC ttcGTTTCTGTTCTTTCAGCTCCTGA